The following coding sequences are from one Nicotiana tabacum cultivar K326 chromosome 1, ASM71507v2, whole genome shotgun sequence window:
- the LOC107775107 gene encoding uncharacterized protein LOC107775107, with protein MRAIIAFLLFLFLTTTTSITATAHESSKCKAWLVQSIPTDMPQLPPVPGLLSTADVLQWLAGNSSKSLDIIAQYWQLVPSLSDPRSGDYGYSDEKLQQFGANEGLKVYKALESAANRKLPIRLLQHSGVYPDYTEEPSNLASGRPNVKNVTLLLSDWWGSGVVHAKVWISDSRDVYIGSANNDWKSLTQVKEVGIYLAGCSDIAKKVEIYYDNLWKLAHLDVSAYTRSVWDSQWQINRKVPCWSHYVNPKDRCRSPLPKCMEVAHISGYPVLSDPFMFHIPIETPGVNDLFFHPQPSYLSFAPPELLFGKYYTDEQAWVDTIKSVGNGGTVRINTMDWLGQSGYTKETVYWPSLSSAISEVVFSKSAKIQILVAKWAHFINNTDQYLKSLLYSNTLCSSSKYNHCSGKVEIKYYIVPGYNSTGPAALNGTATGNMYPGYTRVNHGKYAVSDTRAHISTSNLVWDYFYTTAGVSFGTYQPAIVSQLQEIFNADWNSPYAVPVEPMEEGHACSS; from the exons ATGAGAGCCATTATCGCATTTCTCCTCTTCCTTTTCCTTACAACAACTACTAGTATTACAGCAACAGCTCATGAGTCTTCCAAATGCAAAGCGTGGCTGGTTCAATCCATTCCCACTGATATGCCCCAACTTCCTCCTGTTCCCGGCCTTCTTTCAACCG CGGATGTCCTTCAATGGCTGGCTGGAAACTCTTCAAAGAGTTTGGACATAATTGCACAATATTGGCAATTAGTACCAAGTCTCTCTGATCCTCGTTCAGGGGATTATGGATACTCAGATGAGAAGTTGCAGCAATTTGGGGCTAACGAAGGATTGAAAGTCTACAAAGCATTAGAAAGTGCTGCAAATCGCAAACTTCCAATTAG ACTTTTACAGCATTCTGGAGTTTATCCCGATTACACGGAAGAACCATCCAACTTAGCATCAGGGAGGCCAAATGTGAAGAATGTTACCTTGCTGCTTAGCGACTGGTGGGGATCAGGTGTAGTTCATGCTAAAGTTTGGATCTCAGACAGTAGAGATGTTTATATTGGATCTGCAAACAATGACTGGAAATCTCTTACTCAG GTAAAGGAGGTAGGAATATATCTCGCTGGTTGCTCAGATATAGCAAAAAAGGTTGAAATCTACTATGACAACCTTTGGAAACTTGCCCACCTTGATGTTTCAGCTTACACAAGATCAGTTTGGGATTCACAGTGGCAGATTAATCGCAAGGTTCCATGTTGGTCCCATTATGTAAATCCTAAAGACAGGTGCAG ATCACCACTTCCCAAATGTATGGAGGTTGCTCACATCTCTGGCTACCCTGTATTATCAGACCCTTTCATGTTTCACATTCCCATAGAGACACCTGGAGTCAATGATTTGTTTTTCCATCCTCAACCCAGCTACCTTTCGTTTGCTCCTCCAGAG CTCTTGTTTGGTAAGTACTATACAGATGAACAGGCTTGGGTGGACACCATTAAATCAGTAGGAAATGGAGGAACAGTCAGAATCAACACCATGGACTGGCTTGGTCAGTCAGGATACACAAAAGAAACAGTTTATTGGCCATCACTTTCTTCAGCTATTTCAGAG GTTGTCTTCTCCAAGAGCGCGAAGATTCAAATACTGGTCGCAAAGTGGGCTCACTTTATAAACAACACAGATCAGTATCTAAAGTCATTGCTTTACTCCAACACCCTGTGCTCTTCTTCAAAGTACAACCATTGTTCTGGTAAAGTTGAGATCAAGTATTACATTGTTCCAGGATACAATTCAACTGGACCTGCAGCACTTAATGGTACTGCCACCGGGAATATGTATCCTGGCTATACACGGGTTAATCATGGTAAATATGCAGTTAGTGATACGCGTGCACACATAAGCACCAGCAACCTGGTGTGGGACTACTTTTACACGACAGCAGGCGTTAGCTTTGGGACATATCAACCTGCTATTGTTTCGCAACTTCAAGAAATCTTCAATGCTGACTGGAATTCGCCATATGCAGTGCCAGTTGAACCGATGGAGGAAGGTCATGCATGTTCAAGctga
- the LOC107775106 gene encoding putative plastid-lipid-associated protein 10, chloroplastic isoform X3, which yields MSSTSMTAARDVGNELESQKYELLKIIQDTQRGLVTTADQRSIIEEAMVVVESFDAGKEIDLNKLDGTWRLQYTSASDVVILFESAARLPFFQVGQIFQKFECKSGSRGGLVRNVIKWSVPRLLEENEGATLIVSARFSCVSARNIYLKFEEIGLQNINISEDLQAVIAPAILPRSFLSLQILQFIRSFKAQVAVTSPERRSVGGLYYLSYLDNNMLLGRAVGGGVFVFTRAQALTF from the exons ATGTCATCTACCTCCATGACTGCCGCAAGA GATGTTGGGAATGAACTGGAAAGCCAAAAATACGAATTGCTTAAAATCATCCAAGATACCCAACGAGGCCTGGTGACAACTGCTGATCAACGATCCATCATTGAGGAGGCTATG GTAGTGGTTGAAAGTTTTGATGCTGGCAAAGAAATTGACTTGAATAAGTTGGACGGAACATGGCGGTTGCAGTATACATCTGCATCGGACGTGGTCATTCTTTTTGAATCTGCTGCTAGGCTTCCATTCTTTCAG GTGGGTCAAATTTTCCAGAAATTTGAGTGCAAGAGTGGATCCCGTGGAGGACTAGTACGCAATGTCATCAAATGGAGTGTTCCACGCTTATTAGAG GAGAATGAAGGTGCTACTCTGATAGTTTCTGCCAGATTTTCTTGCGTTTCAGCTCGTAACATTTACCTCAAGTTTGAGGAG ATAGGTCTTCAAAATATTAACATCAGTGAAGATCTGCAAGCGGTAATAGCTCCAGCAATTCTGCCAAGGTCTTTTTTAAGTTTACAG ATACTGCAGTTTATTCGGAGTTTCAAAGCTCAAGTTGCAGTTACCAGCCCAGAGAG GCGATCCGTAGGGGGCCTATATTACCTTTCTTATCTTGATAACAATATGCTCTTAGGTCGCGCTGTTGGAGGTGGAGTATTTGTATTCACTAGAGCACAGGCTCTTACCTTCTAA
- the LOC107775106 gene encoding putative plastid-lipid-associated protein 10, chloroplastic isoform X2 has protein sequence MISGFSSAICTRPIVSFSNTIRGVHNHGRVACLATSMSSTSMTAARDVGNELESQKYELLKIIQDTQRGLVTTADQRSIIEEAMVVVESFDAGKEIDLNKLDGTWRLQYTSASDVVILFESAARLPFFQVGQIFQKFECKSGSRGGLVRNVIKWSVPRLLEENEGATLIVSARFSCVSARNIYLKFEEIGLQNINISEDLQAVIAPAILPRSFLSLQILQFIRSFKAQVAVTSPERRSVGGLYYLSYLDNNMLLGRAVGGGVFVFTRAQALTF, from the exons ATGATTTCAG GTTTCAGTTCTGCCATATGCACGAGACCTATTGTCTCCTTTTCAAACACCATAAGAGGAGTGCACAACCATGGAAGAGTTGCATGTTTGGCCACCTCCATGTCATCTACCTCCATGACTGCCGCAAGA GATGTTGGGAATGAACTGGAAAGCCAAAAATACGAATTGCTTAAAATCATCCAAGATACCCAACGAGGCCTGGTGACAACTGCTGATCAACGATCCATCATTGAGGAGGCTATG GTAGTGGTTGAAAGTTTTGATGCTGGCAAAGAAATTGACTTGAATAAGTTGGACGGAACATGGCGGTTGCAGTATACATCTGCATCGGACGTGGTCATTCTTTTTGAATCTGCTGCTAGGCTTCCATTCTTTCAG GTGGGTCAAATTTTCCAGAAATTTGAGTGCAAGAGTGGATCCCGTGGAGGACTAGTACGCAATGTCATCAAATGGAGTGTTCCACGCTTATTAGAG GAGAATGAAGGTGCTACTCTGATAGTTTCTGCCAGATTTTCTTGCGTTTCAGCTCGTAACATTTACCTCAAGTTTGAGGAG ATAGGTCTTCAAAATATTAACATCAGTGAAGATCTGCAAGCGGTAATAGCTCCAGCAATTCTGCCAAGGTCTTTTTTAAGTTTACAG ATACTGCAGTTTATTCGGAGTTTCAAAGCTCAAGTTGCAGTTACCAGCCCAGAGAG GCGATCCGTAGGGGGCCTATATTACCTTTCTTATCTTGATAACAATATGCTCTTAGGTCGCGCTGTTGGAGGTGGAGTATTTGTATTCACTAGAGCACAGGCTCTTACCTTCTAA
- the LOC107775106 gene encoding putative plastid-lipid-associated protein 10, chloroplastic isoform X1, whose amino-acid sequence MISAGFSSAICTRPIVSFSNTIRGVHNHGRVACLATSMSSTSMTAARDVGNELESQKYELLKIIQDTQRGLVTTADQRSIIEEAMVVVESFDAGKEIDLNKLDGTWRLQYTSASDVVILFESAARLPFFQVGQIFQKFECKSGSRGGLVRNVIKWSVPRLLEENEGATLIVSARFSCVSARNIYLKFEEIGLQNINISEDLQAVIAPAILPRSFLSLQILQFIRSFKAQVAVTSPERRSVGGLYYLSYLDNNMLLGRAVGGGVFVFTRAQALTF is encoded by the exons ATGATTTCAG CAGGTTTCAGTTCTGCCATATGCACGAGACCTATTGTCTCCTTTTCAAACACCATAAGAGGAGTGCACAACCATGGAAGAGTTGCATGTTTGGCCACCTCCATGTCATCTACCTCCATGACTGCCGCAAGA GATGTTGGGAATGAACTGGAAAGCCAAAAATACGAATTGCTTAAAATCATCCAAGATACCCAACGAGGCCTGGTGACAACTGCTGATCAACGATCCATCATTGAGGAGGCTATG GTAGTGGTTGAAAGTTTTGATGCTGGCAAAGAAATTGACTTGAATAAGTTGGACGGAACATGGCGGTTGCAGTATACATCTGCATCGGACGTGGTCATTCTTTTTGAATCTGCTGCTAGGCTTCCATTCTTTCAG GTGGGTCAAATTTTCCAGAAATTTGAGTGCAAGAGTGGATCCCGTGGAGGACTAGTACGCAATGTCATCAAATGGAGTGTTCCACGCTTATTAGAG GAGAATGAAGGTGCTACTCTGATAGTTTCTGCCAGATTTTCTTGCGTTTCAGCTCGTAACATTTACCTCAAGTTTGAGGAG ATAGGTCTTCAAAATATTAACATCAGTGAAGATCTGCAAGCGGTAATAGCTCCAGCAATTCTGCCAAGGTCTTTTTTAAGTTTACAG ATACTGCAGTTTATTCGGAGTTTCAAAGCTCAAGTTGCAGTTACCAGCCCAGAGAG GCGATCCGTAGGGGGCCTATATTACCTTTCTTATCTTGATAACAATATGCTCTTAGGTCGCGCTGTTGGAGGTGGAGTATTTGTATTCACTAGAGCACAGGCTCTTACCTTCTAA
- the LOC107775106 gene encoding putative plastid-lipid-associated protein 10, chloroplastic isoform X4: protein MISAGFSSAICTRPIVSFSNTIRGVHNHGRVACLATSMSSTSMTAARDVGNELESQKYELLKIIQDTQRGLVTTADQRSIIEEAMVVVESFDAGKEIDLNKLDGTWRLQYTSASDVVILFESAARLPFFQVGQIFQKFECKSGSRGGLVRNVIKWSVPRLLEENEGATLIVSARFSCVSARNIYLKFEEKSISCPSEVVFWDSICCRPCLGNRHQRLHCKFVGLLFPVLCFGLLSS from the exons ATGATTTCAG CAGGTTTCAGTTCTGCCATATGCACGAGACCTATTGTCTCCTTTTCAAACACCATAAGAGGAGTGCACAACCATGGAAGAGTTGCATGTTTGGCCACCTCCATGTCATCTACCTCCATGACTGCCGCAAGA GATGTTGGGAATGAACTGGAAAGCCAAAAATACGAATTGCTTAAAATCATCCAAGATACCCAACGAGGCCTGGTGACAACTGCTGATCAACGATCCATCATTGAGGAGGCTATG GTAGTGGTTGAAAGTTTTGATGCTGGCAAAGAAATTGACTTGAATAAGTTGGACGGAACATGGCGGTTGCAGTATACATCTGCATCGGACGTGGTCATTCTTTTTGAATCTGCTGCTAGGCTTCCATTCTTTCAG GTGGGTCAAATTTTCCAGAAATTTGAGTGCAAGAGTGGATCCCGTGGAGGACTAGTACGCAATGTCATCAAATGGAGTGTTCCACGCTTATTAGAG GAGAATGAAGGTGCTACTCTGATAGTTTCTGCCAGATTTTCTTGCGTTTCAGCTCGTAACATTTACCTCAAGTTTGAGGAG AAGTCCATATCGTGTCCTTCTGAAGTAGTGTTTTGGGACTCCATATGTTGCAGGCCATGTCTAGGTAATAGACATCAACGGCTTCACTGCAAATTTGTCGGGCTTTTATTTCCTGTCTTGTGCTTCGGTCTCCTTAGTAGTTAA